The nucleotide sequence CTATGAGTGTTCAAACCAATCCGCGGCCGATGAATATGGAACAATTTATGGAGAAGTTTTCACAAATTCTTGGGAATTCAAATTTAGCAAAGATGCCGAATGGAACAAAGCTGCTGATCAGGTTATATCCAGAACAGCTTGGCAGTCTGCGAATTGAATTGCTGCAGCAAAACGGTGTAATGACAGCTAAAATTCTCTCCTCGACGTCTACGGTGAAGGACTTATTTGAGCAGCATGTAAGCAGCTTAAAGCACGCGTTTAATCAGCAAAATATCAATGTCGATAAAATCGAGCTGACATTCAGCCAGGCAGAACCGCAGAAATTTGACCGCCAACAACAACAGCAGCAGTCCCGCCAGCCGCAGCAACAGGACCGAGAGCCAGCGGAAACGGATGACGAGCCAACGGAGAACTTTCAAGACTTATTACTGAATATGGAGGTTTAAATATCTATGGCTAAAATTGATCCAAGTTTGTATTTGGAAAATAATAGGCAGCAGCCGAAAACAGGAAACAGCTCTCTTGGAAAAGATGAATTTTTAAAGATCTTAATGACGCAGCTGCAAAACCAGGACCCGCTTAGCCCAATGGAAGATAAGGATTTTATTGCACAAATGGCGACATTCTCTTCATTGGAGCAAATGACAAATATGGCTACTTCTTTTGACCAGTTTCTGCAAATGCAGCAGGCTTCACAAATGATCAGCTATAACTCCTTTGTCGGTAAAGAGGTTACTTGGCATAAACTTGTGGAAAGTACAGATCCAGAAGCTGAACCGGAAGTGAAAACGGGAACTGGAACTATCGTTTCAATCCAGTATAAGGGCAATGGCGTTCAATTTTTAATGGCAGATGGAACCATTCTTGAGCCTGCCAATATTTCGGAAGTGAAAGGCGGAGGGGCCTCTGGCAGCAGCCATTCGCTCGTTGATGCTAGCCATTTAATTGGGCACAAAGTCACTTGGAATAAAGACGGAGTTGATCAAACGGCGACAGTGCAGTCTGTATCGATGAAGGATGGGGCGATCTGGCTCCAGCTTGATAACGGCGAGAAAGTCAGCCCATCAGCTCTTACAAAAATCGAAAAGTAAGGAATAACTTTTTCTTTAAAATTGATAAATTTCACAAAAAAGACCTAATCATACGGACCTATGAGCCGATAATAATGAGGAAGCAAAAGGATGGTCAGTCCATAGTAAATAACGAATGGGGTCTTATTAAGTAGATCCTTTCGAAAGGGGAAAATAATTCATGTTACGTTCAATGTACTCAGGAATTAGCGGAATGAAAGGTTTTCAAAATAAATTAGACGTTATTGGCAACAATATTGCCAACGTTAATACATTTGGCTTTAAAAAAGGCCGCGTTACCTTTAAGGATATGGTAAGCCAGCAGATTTCAGGGGCCAGTGCAGCCGCTGGTGGGCTAGGCGGAACAAATCCTAAACAGGTGGGTTTAGGTTCTCAAATTAGCTCAATTGATACGATTCATACACAAGGAAGCTTGCAAACTACTGCAAGACCATTAGATCTTGGTATTTCTGGAGATGGGTTTTTTGTTCTCAAAAAGGGAAATGACACAGTATATACTCGGTCAGGAAACTTTTACCTCGATGCAACAGGAAATGTAGTGAACAGTGACGGATACTATTTACAAGGAGCGGGAGGCAATATAAATATACCTTCTACTGCTGAAAGCTTCAGTATCGGGGCAGATGGAAGTATTTCAGTTGTAGGGGGGAATGCAACTGGCGGAGCCATACAGTTAGCGAAATTCCCAAACCCTGATGGTTTAGAAAAAGTAGGAAGCAACTTGTACCGGGTTTCTAACAACTCTGGAGCGGCAACAAATTCTGCTCCAGGTTCAGGAGGAGCAGGTAAACTTGTATCGGGAACGCTAGAGATGTCCAACGTTGATCTCTCTGAAGAGTTCACAGAAATGATCGTCGCTCAGCGCGGGTTCCAGGCAAATACACGCATCATTACTACCTCTGATGAAATTTTGCAAGAGCTTGTCAATTTAAAACGATAATAGTTGGCAACTTGTTTAACAGAGGGGGAAGACGATGCTTCGGTCGATGTATGCGGGAATTAGCGGGATGAAAAACTTCCAAACCAAGCTGGATGTAATTGGAAATAATATAGCGAATGTTAATACATTTGGTTTTAAAAAAGGAAGAACAACATTTAAAGATATGGTAAATCAACAAATAGCAGGTGCCAGCGCGCCAGGAGCTTCTATAGGTGGTACTAATCCAAAACAAATAGGCTTAGGATCACAATTATCAACTATAGATACCATTCATACGCAAGGAAGTTTGCAAACAACCGGAAGAGTATTAGATCTTGCTATTTCAGGTGATGGTTTCTTTATGACAGGTAACAAGGACAGCAGTGGAAAAATAGTTAACCAGAGATATACTAGAAACGGTAATTTTTATCTTGATAAAAATGGGGAAGTAGTAAATAGTGAAGGGGACTTTTTAGTAAAGGCTATTCCAGATCCTAATGATCCGTTTAAAGCTATTCTTTTTATCCCTATAACTATTCCACCAACTGCAAAAAGTTTCGGTATAGGAAGTGACGGCCTCATCAGTTATGTTGATTCTTCAGGAAATATTTTTAAAGAGGGATGGGTACCATTAGCTAAATTCACAAATCCAGACGGATTGCAAAAAAGTGGTTCTAATTCATTTGTAGAAACAGCTAATTCAGGAGAACCAATTTATAACTATGCAGGGCAGGGAGGAGCCGGCACAATTGTCCCCGGAACATTAGAAATGTCCAACGTCGACCTTTCCGAAGAGTTCACAGAAATGATCGTCGCTCAGCGCGGGTTCCAGGCAAATACTCGTATTATTACAACGTCGGATGAAATTCTTCAGGAACTTGTGAACTTGAAGCGGTAATAACTGATTTGTAATTGAAGGAGGTGTCAGGGTTGGAGCTGCCGCTTCAGCCCTGAAAATCTATTGATCAGTGTAACGAGATTAAATGGCAAGTCTTTTTCGCTAAATGCCCTTTATATTGAAACAATTGAGAGTTTTCCAGATACAACTATTACTCTTTCAAATGGGAAAAAGTATCTTGTACGCGAGTCGGAGGACGAAGTTAGGAAGCGGATGGAGGAGTTTTATCGCCGGGTGCACGTATTGGGGAAAATGGAACAGGGAGAGATGAAAGATGGAGACTGAAGCAAAGGCTGGAAAGGGCAATAATAAGCTGCTAACAGTCATGATTGTAATGCTGACGGTTATTTTGTTGATCGGCACAGCAGCCATTGTTATTATTTTAAAGTCTTCTAAAGAAGGCAAGGCTGAAGCGCCAAGCATTGATGAAGTTATTGAATCAACTGTAGATATTCCAGAGATGACGACGAATCTTGCCTCAGATGATTATATTCGTATTTCTTTTAAAATCCAGACAGATAGCAAGGAAGCGAAAGAGGAAATGACTAAACGCGATTTCCAAGCGAAGAACATTATTATCGAGCAGCTTTCTGAAATGAAATCCCAGGATTTAAAAGGAAAAAAAGGCAAGGAACAATTGACAAATCGGCTGAAAGATCAGTTTAATGAAATTATGCAGGATGGAAAAGTGCTTGACGTTTACATCACCTCTTATATTATCCAGTAATACACGACAATTTATTTAACGGAGGTGACTTTATGGCGGGAGAGGTTTTATCGCAAAATGAAATTGATGCCCTGCTGTCCGCTCTTTCTACCGGGGAGATGGACGCTGATGAACTGAAGAAAGAAGAACAGGAAAAGAGAGTCAAAGTTTATGACTTTAAAAGGGCTCTTCGTTTTTCAAAAGATCAGATTCGTAGTTTAACACGGATGCACGATAACTTTGCTCGTATTTTAACAACTTTTTTTTCGGCTCAACTGCGGACATTCGTACAGATTTCAGTCGCATCAACGGATCAAATTCCTTATGAAGAATTTATTCGCTCGATCCCAAATATGACGGTGTTAAATGTATTTGAAGTACCGCCGCTCGACGGTCACGTGCTGATGGAGGTAAACCCTAATATTGCATATGCCGTTTTGGACAGGCTGCTCGGCGGTCGCGGGGCAAGCGTGAATAATGTCGAGGGATTGACAGAAATAGAAACGAAAATTATGTCTAGCGTATTTGAACGAGCATTTGAGAATTACCGCGAGGCTTGGTCAAATGTGGCGGACATCGATCCGCTTATGACGAATTTTGAGGTAAATCCTCAATTTTTGCAGATGGTGTCTCCGAATGAAACAGTAGTTGTGATATCATTAGATACAACAATTGGCGAAACAACAGGGATGATAAATATTTGTATTCCTCACGTTGTTCTGGAACCGGTTATCCCAAAACTTTCTGTTCATTACTGGATGCAGAATCCAGATAAAAAGGAAAGACAACCAGGCGAGTTTGAAAACTTACAAAAACGAATTAAAAAAGCAGAGGTTCCAGTTGTGTCTGAGCTTGGCGGAACAAGCATTACGATAGAGGACTTTTTGGCTCTTTCTGTCGGAGACGTGATCGAGTTGGAAAAGCGCATTGATGAGCCTTTGCTCGTAAAAGTTAGCGGCATTCCGAAATTCACCGCACAAGCTGGAAAAGTAAAGAAAAAAATGGCAATTCAAATTCTTGACGATTTCAAGAGGGGAGATGAGGATCATGGGTGATGGCATGCTTTCTCAAGAGGAAATAGACGCCTTGTTAAAAGGCACAGCAGATGTAAATGAAGAAAGCGAAGAAATAACAGAACCGGCTGCGGCAGATACAGAAGTGTATGTAGACTCTTTTGAGCAGGATACCCTCGGCGAAATCGGTAACATCTCATTTGGAAGTTCGGCTACAGCGCTTTCTAGCTTATTAAATCAAAAGGTGGAAATTACGACTCCAACAGTTAGCGTAATTGATCGTCAAAATTTAAAAGATGAGTTTCCGCATCCTTATGTAGCGATTGAAGTGGAATACACAGAAGGGTTCAAAGGAGCGACCAACCTCCTTGTCATTAAGCAGACGGATGCGGCAATTATTGCTGACCTAATGCTGGGAGGAGATGGAAGAAACCCTGACGAAAACTTAGGCGAAATTCAATTGAGCGCGGTGCAGGAAGCGATGAACCAAATGATGGGATCGGCTGCCACGTCCATGTCGACCATTTTCAATAAGCGTGTAGATATTTCTCCACCTGCTATTGCTTTAATGGATCTTAATTTGGGAAAAGGAGAAGAGACGTTGAAACAGCAAGAGCTGCTTGTGCGCATCTCTTTTCGCTTAACTATTGGTGATCTCATTGATTCTAATATCATGCAGCTTGTTCCATTAGAGTTTGCTAAAGACCTTGTTCATGAATTAATGAATCCTTCTGATGAAACTGCGGCAACTGCGACTGTTGAAGCACCTCCTGTTCAGCCTGAGCCCATTCAAACAGCAGAAAAAGCTGAACAGGCAACGGCTTACAGTGCGCCTGTTCCATCCCAAGACAGACAACAAGCCGTTCAAGCAAATAGACAAGCGCCGAATACTACTGTTCAACAGCCGCCTGTCAACGTTCAACCTGCTTCATTCACTTCATTTGAACCGGCTTCACTTCAAGAGCATGAAGCACGTAATTTAAATATGCTGTTAGATATCCCATTGCAAGTTACTGTGGAGTTGGGTCGAACAAACCGATCGGTAAAAGATATCCTGGATTTGTCTGCCGGCTCTATTATTGAATTGGATAAATTGGCAGGGGAACCTGTCGATATTCTCGTTAACAGCCGCTTAATAGCTAAGGGTGAAGTAGTCGTAATTGAAGAAAATTTCGGCGTTCGGATTACAGATATTTTAAGTCAGAGCGACCGTTTGAAAAATTTAAATTAATTTATTTTGGGGGTTAGTGACAATGGGAAATCGTATTTTAGTTGTAGATGATGCGGCATTTATGCGCATGATGATTAAAGACATTCTAACTAAAAATGGCTTTGAAGTAGTTGGAGAAGCATCCGATGGAGCACAGGCTGTTGAAAAATATAAAGAACTGAAGCCTGATTTAGTAACAATGGACATTACCATGCCCGAGAAAGATGGCATTTCCGCATTAAAAGAAATTAAGGCTGATGATCCAAATGCCAGAATTATTATGTGTTCTGCGATGGGACAGCAGTCAATGGTTATCGATGCGATTCAGGCAGGCGCAAAAGACTTTATCGTAAAGCCATTCCAGCCGGATCGTGTCATCGAGGCAATTTCCAAAACATTAGCATAAGCTTAAGAAGGTGCGTCAGTTGATTAAACAACTTTTTAAGCCTTTCGCTTTCATCCTCTTCAGTATGGCTCTGTTTGCAGGCAATGTTTCTGTTGCGCAAGCAGAGCCATTTGACAATAATGTGAAAGACTGTTTAGAAAGCCCTAAGAAATGTGGGCAAGAAACAGGAAAAACGAAGGAGGAAAAGCAGGGCAGCCAAACTCAACAGCTAGAAGCAGAAAAAACAGTCGGCGTAACGATTTGGGACTTTCTAAAAATGATCGGAGCACTTATTTTTGTTCTGGCTCTTATTTATTTTTTGCTTCGCTTCATCAATCAAAAAAGCCGCTCTTACCAGCAGACCAAGTTAATTCATCATTTAGGAGGTACTCCGCTCGGGGGAAACCGCTCAGTTCAGATGGTGAAAGTTGGCGACCGGATTCTCATTCTTGGAGTCGGTGAAAATATTGAATTGCTTAAAGAAATCGATGATGAAGAGGAACTCGCCCGTTTTATTGATCATTATGATAATCAGATGGACCAGCTGCTTCAGCCTCAGGATATCATGACAAAAATGATCGGTAAGTGGAAGGGGAAAGAACCATCAAAAAGCGAGAAGCAGGATCCTTTTAAGCAAATGTTTGAGAGTAAATTAAGTGAGATGAAACAATCGCGCAAGCAAGTCATCTCCAAAATGAACAACAGGGAGAAGAGTCAAGATGAATGAGTTTATGGAGTTTTTTAACAATAGTTCTCCTGATAATGTATCTACTTCGGTAAAGCTTTTCCTGCTGCTCACTGTGTTATCGCTCGCGCCGAGCATTTTGATTTTAATGACTTGTTTTACACGCATCATTATCGTGTTGTCCTTCGTAAGATCCGCACTCGCGACTCAGCAAATGCCGCCGACACAAGTTTTAATCGGGCTTGCTTTATTCTTAACTTTCTTTATTATGGCGCCTGTATTTCAACAAATAAATGATGAAGCCCTCACGCCATTATTTAATGAAGAAATTAATCTTGAGCAGGCATATGACAAGGCAAGCGTCCCGTTAAAAGATTTTATGAGTGAACATACGAGGCAGAAAGACTTAGAGCTGTTTTTAAATTACTCAGGGGCTGAGCGTCCAAAAACGGTTGAAGACATTCCGCTAACTTCGCTCGTTCCGGCGTTCGCTTTAAGTGAAATCAAAACAGCGTTTCAAATTGGCTTTATGATTTTTATTCCTTTTCTCGTTATTGATATGGTGGTAGCCAGTATTTTAATGTCGATGGGGATGATGATGCTTCCGCCAGTTATGATATCCCTTCCTTTTAAAATCTTGCTGTTCGTTCTTGTAGATGGCTGGTATTTAGTCATTGAATCTTTGCTGAAAAGCTTTTAAGTAGGTGGAATAAATGAATTCTGAAATGGTGATCTCTCTAGCTGAAAAGGGTGTTTACACGACAATCATTGTGTGTGGTCCCCTTCTTTTGATCGCTCTTGTCGTTGGTCTTGCAGTCAGTATTTTTCAGGCAACGACACAAATTCAAGAGCAGACACTCGCCTTCATTCCGAAGATTGTTGCTGTCCTCGTCGGGTTGATTTTCTTTGGACCGTGGATGCTGAGTAAAATGCTTTCTTATACAATTGATATATTTGCGAATTTAACAAGATTTGTAGGTTGATTGAATGGAAGAAATAGTGCCTGATTTTTCTGTCTTATTATTAATTATCGTCCGCGTCTCTACTTTTTTTATAACAGTGCCGTTACTTTCCCACAGGTCCATACCGGCGATGCACCGGATTGGGCTAGCCGTTATGCTTTCCTGGACGATGTACTACACGATAGATGTGAGTCCTCTTGAAATCGATGGCCGCTACTTCTTATTAATTTTAAAAGAAGCGCTTGTCGGTCTCCTTTTGGGGTTATCTGCTTATATGATGATAGCCGCTATACAAATTGCCGGAGGGCTAATCGACTTTCAGATGGGTTTTGCTATCGCTAATGTCATCGATCCGCAAACTGGGGCGCAGAGTCCGCTAATGGGACAATACCTTTACATGTTTGCGCTGCTATTACTGTTGTCACTGAATGGCCATCATCTAATATTGGATGGTATCTTTTACAGCTATCAGTATGTCCCTTTAGACCAGCTTTCACTGCATTTTGGCAATGGGAGCCTCGCTGGATATATGAGCCGGGCTTTTAGTTCCATGTTTTTGGTTGCTTTTCAAATGGCTATGCCGGTCGTTGCTACCTTATTCTTAGTGGATGTGGCTTTAGGGATCGTAGCAAGGACTGTTCCGCAGCTTAATATCTTTGTAGTCGGTTTTCCAATTAAAATCGGTGCAGCATTTATCGTTATGACGGTGGTCATTGGAATGATGTTTACAGTACTCCAAAAGCTGTTTGAACTTATGATTTATACAATGCGTGACGTAATGACATTATTAGGAGGGGCATAAATTGGAACATTTGCAGTTGGACCTCCAATTTTTTGCCGGAGAAAAAACCGAAAAAGCTACGCCGAAAAAAAAGCAGGACTCTCGTAAAAAAGGCCAAGTTGCGAAAAGCCAGGATGTAACTACAGCCGTCAGCCTGTTATCATTGTTTGGTTTTCTGTTTGTAGGAGCTTCCTTTATAGGGAAAGAAATTCTTCATTTATTTCAACATTCACTGCAGTATTATTTGATCATGCCGGTCACCGAAGCTAACTTGAAAGTAATTGTTCTTGAGATTATGCAACAGCTCATCTATATACTTGGGCCGGTTATGCTGGTGGCTCTTCTGGCAGGAGTGGCAGCGAATTATCTGCAAGTGGGCTTTTTACTGACGGGAGAGCCTTTGAAGCCTAAGTTAGAAAAATTGGACCCGATCAAAGGGTTTAAGCGAATTTTTGCTGTTAGGGCGCTCGTGGAACTACTAAAGTCCATGTTGAAAATTTCATTTGTCGGAGCCGTTACCTTTTTTATTCTTTGGTCCAATATTGAAGAGGTATTGAAGCTTTCCTTTAAGTCAATTGCCGATGCATTAAGGACAATCGGAATGCTGACGCTACAAATGGGAGCAGCTGCTTCTGCCGCCCTTCTTTTTCTAGCCCTGCTCGATTTTTTATATCAGAAATATGATTTTGAAAAGAGTATTCGCATGTCGAAGCAAGATATCAAAGATGAATATAAAAATATAGAGGGCGATCCACTCATCAAATCAAAAATTAAGCAGCGCCAGCGGGAAATGGCGATGAGCCGGATGATGCAAGAAGTACCGCAGGCCGATGTGGTCATTACAAACCCGACCCATTATGCTATCGCTTTAAAATATGATGAAAAGCAGGCGGATGCTCCTGTGGTTGTAGCAAAGGGAGTGGATTACCTTGCCCAGAAGATTAAATATATTGCTGGTGAGAATGAAATTGAATTAGTTGAAAACCGGCCGCTGGCAAGAGCGCTTTATGATCAGGCAGAAGTTGGCCAGCCAATCCCGGAAGAGTTCTTTAAAGCGGTAGCTGAAATTTTAGCTTATGTATACCGGATAAAAAATAAATTGTAAGTTTGTTGTTAGGAGAGAGAGAAATGAAAGCAAGAGACGTCTCCGTATTGTTAAGTGTAATTCTAATAGTGGCTATGCTAATCATTCCGCTGCCGTCGTGGCTGCTGAGTGTGTTAATTATTATAAATATTTCTCTCGCGCTTTTGGTTCTGCTAATTTCAATGAATATGAGAGAAGCACTGGAGTTCTCTGTATTTCCATCCTTACTCCTATTATTAACGCTATTTCGGCTCGGGCTAAATGTTTCGACGACGCGTTCGATCTTAAGTAAAGGTGAGGCAGGCGGCGTAGTTGAGACGTTTGGAACGTTTGTTGTCGGTGGGAATATCGTTGTCGGGATGGTTGTTTTCCTTATTTTAATTATTATTCAGTTTATTGTTATTACCAAGGGATCGGAGCGTGTGTCTGAAGTAGCTGCTCGTTTTACGCTTGATGCGATGCCAGGAAAACAAATGAGTATTGACGCCGATTTGAATGCCGGGATGATCTCTGAACAGGAAGCGAGAGAGCGGCGGGAAAAGGTAAGCCGTGAATCAGACTTTTATGGAGCAATGGACGGGGCGACTAAGTTTGTCAAAGGAGATGCCATTGCCGGTATTATTATCGTTATCATCAATCTGATTTTTGGGATGATCGTCGGTGTGGTTCAGCAAGGCCTTCCAGCGGCTGAAGCAGCTGCTCGTTATTCTTTGCTCACAGTCGGCGATGGAATTGTCTCTCAGGTTCCCGCTCTTTTGATTTCGACTGCAACGGGGATTGTTGTAACCCGTGCAGCTTCCACAGGCAATCTGGGAGAAGATATCATGTCTCAGCTTCTGGCTTTTCCGATGATGCTTTATGTGGCAGGCGGGACCATCTTTTTGCTCGGTATTGCTACCCCGATTAACGATGTACTAACCATACCGATTGCTGGAGCGCTGGCTTTGGGTGGTTATATGCTTGGGCGTACACCGGAAAAAGAAGAGATCGACATGTTCGAGGCAGAAGAAGAAATGGAGACGGAGGAATTGAAAAAGCCGGAAAGTGTCGTGAATTTATTAAATATTGATCCGATTGAATTTGAGTTTGGCTATGGCCTGATTCCGCTGGCGGACGCAAGTCAGGGAGGAGATCTACTAGATCGGGTCGTCATGATCCGTCGTCAGCTTGCTATTGAGCTTGGCCTTGTCATTCCGGTTGTCCGTATTCGAGACAATATTCAGCTTCAGCCGAATGAATACCGAATTAAAATAAAAGGAAGCGTTATGGCTTCTGGCGAATTGCTGCTCGATCATTATCTTGCCATGAGTCCGGGAGAAGACGACGATACAATTGAGGGGATTGACACAATTGAACCGTCTTTTGGATTGCCAGCGAAATGGATTACGGAGGAAATGAAAGAGCAGGCTGAAATTTTAGGGTATACGGTTGTTGATCCTCCGAGTGTTGTTTCAACTCATTTAACAGAGGTAATTAAAACGAACGCTCATGAGCTGCTTGGCCGTCAGGAAACACAGCAGCTTATTGATCATTTGAAAGAGACTTATCCAATTTTAGTAGAGGAAGTCACTCCAAGTCCTTTGACAGTGGGGGAAGTTCAAAAAGTGTTGGCCAAGTTATTGAAAGAAAATATTTCTATAAGAAATTTGCCGGTTATTTTTGAAACACTAGCTGACTTTGGCAAGATGACCTCCGATACGGATTTGCTGACAGAGTATGTTCGTCAGTCATTAGCAAGACAAATTACCGGCCAATACGCTGAGGCGGGAGAACCTTTACGAGTTATCACACTGTCAGGCCAAGTTGAAAAACGGGTAGCGGACAGCGTGCAGCAGACAGAGCATGGAAACTTTTTGTCACTTGATCCGATGGATTCACAGCGCATCTTGGAAGCGATGGCTGCTCAGGTGGAACAAGTTTCTTTTATGCAGCAGGCGCCGATTATTCTATGCTCACCTGCCATCCGGATGTATATTAGGCAGCTTGCTGAGAGGTATTTTCCACAGCTGCCAATTTTATCTTACAATGAACTCGAGCCTAGCGTCGAAGTTCAAAGTGTAGGGGTGGTGAATCTAGATTGAAAGTAAAAAAGTATACAGCTGCATCTATGCCGGAAGCAATGAAAAAGATTCGTGCGGAGCTTGGAGAGCAAGCTGTTATTTTGCAATCAAAAACAGTATATATCGGGGGTTTTTTAGGTTTATTTAAAAAAAAGCTAATTGAAGTGGTAGCGGCCATTGACCCAAACCCGATGCACGAAGCAGTCCGTCCAAAAGAACTGGACCTCTCTAATTCCCGTCAAAGTCGGCCCTCTCCTTCATTGTCGGTAGAGAAAAACAGTGAGGAGTCTTTAAAAAAGGAACTAAATGAATTAAAGGAGATAGTCAAGCAATTTTCAAAGGTGGATCAGCTATCGCTCGACACTTACCCTGAGGAGTTAAAGCTGCCTATTATAAAGTTAAAGAAGCAAGAGGTGGCAGATGATTTAATTAAAGAATTAAAGCAGTTTCTCTTAGAGAAGTGGAAAGAGGAAAAGGGACAAGTCAATGAAGAAATGGCTGACCAATGGAGCAGAGGATGGTTGATTGAGAAAATCGAACCATTGCAAGCGGACCAGCTACTGCTCTCCAAAAAGTTTATTAATGTTATTGGACCAACTGGAGTAGGCAAGACAACTACTCTGGCAAAAATGGCTGCTGAAAGTGTATTGGAGAAAAATCTTAAGACCGCTTTTATTACTACTGATACGTATAGAATTGCAGCAATTGAGCAGTTGAAAACATATGCAGATTTACTGAAGGTACCGGTAGAAGTGGCCTATAAGCCGGTTGATATGAAGCGGGCAATTGAACGATTTAAAGATTACGATGTCGTTTATATTGACACAGCCGGGCGCAATTACTTGGAGGAACAGTTTGTGAATGAATTGAAAGCAATGGTTCCTTTTGAAAAGATGAAAAATTATTTGGTGCTGTCCCTTACTGCTAAAGAGCGGGACATCCATGCGGTAATTGATCAATTTTCAACTGTCCCGGTTCACCAGTTTATTTTCACAAAGATGGATGAAACAACGAGCCGAGGAACGATTGTAAATATGATGTGCCAATATAATAAGGGAGTGGCTTTTTTAGCGAATGGGCAAAATGTACCAGATGATCTGATTCAACCTGATTCGAAGGAAATGGCTGATATTATTTTGGGTGATCATCTATGACAAATAATGACCAAGCAGCGTCACTGCGGAAAAGGCTGAATCGCCTTGCGGGGAAACAAGCAAAAACTCTCGCTGTAGTGAGTGGAAAAGGCGGGGTTGGAAAATCAAATATTTCATTAAATTTTGCTATTAATCTAACCCAAAATGGGAAAAAAGTGCTAATATTTGATATGGATATCGGTATGGGGAACATTCATGTGTTAACAGGGCAGACGGCAGAGCACTCTATTGCTGATTTTTTTGAAAAAAATCTCTCGCTCGCTGACTTAGTGTATAGAGATAAGGAAGGTGTTTCCTACATTCTAGGCGGTTCGGGGCTGAACCAATTAATAGAATGGAACAGCAGCCATCTGAGCCGGTGGCTGGATGATATAGAGGAGCTTCAGCACCAATATGATTATTTATTGTTTGATATGGGGGCGGGAGCGACAAAGGAGACACTTAATATTCTCATGTCAGTAGACGATATTATTGTTGTAACCACTCCCGAGCCAACCTCTATAACAGATGCGTATTCCATGATGAAATATATTCACTTTCAAGGTGGAGAAAACGCCTTTTATCTTTTGTGTAATCGGGCCGATTCAGAGAGAGAAGGACAGGAAGCTATAAAGCGGCTCCAACAAGCTGTCCGCAAGTTTTTAGGTAAATCAAGTTTTGAGCTTGGGGTATTGCAGGAGAGCACAGCTGTGAAAAAAGCTGTGAGCGCTCAGACTCCATTTTTGATTGCTTATCCAAATGCAAAGATATCCCGGGCGTTACGAGAAGCCGTAAGACTGTATAAAGAGGGATATGGGTATTCACCAGATCATTCAGAATCAGACAGCTTTATATTCAAGCTTCGTCACTTCTTTGTGAAAGGCAGGCACTAGTAATGAGAGAAAAAAAAGTCGTTGTGGTTGATGACTCTGCATTTATGAGAAAACTAGTTACCGAGTTTTTGTCTTCACATCCGGAACTAGAAGTTGTAGCGACCGCCCGCAATGGCAAAGACGCTATCGAGAAGATTAAACA is from Bacillus sp. PK3_68 and encodes:
- a CDS encoding MinD/ParA family protein, producing the protein MTNNDQAASLRKRLNRLAGKQAKTLAVVSGKGGVGKSNISLNFAINLTQNGKKVLIFDMDIGMGNIHVLTGQTAEHSIADFFEKNLSLADLVYRDKEGVSYILGGSGLNQLIEWNSSHLSRWLDDIEELQHQYDYLLFDMGAGATKETLNILMSVDDIIVVTTPEPTSITDAYSMMKYIHFQGGENAFYLLCNRADSEREGQEAIKRLQQAVRKFLGKSSFELGVLQESTAVKKAVSAQTPFLIAYPNAKISRALREAVRLYKEGYGYSPDHSESDSFIFKLRHFFVKGRH
- the flhA gene encoding flagellar biosynthesis protein FlhA, which translates into the protein MKARDVSVLLSVILIVAMLIIPLPSWLLSVLIIINISLALLVLLISMNMREALEFSVFPSLLLLLTLFRLGLNVSTTRSILSKGEAGGVVETFGTFVVGGNIVVGMVVFLILIIIQFIVITKGSERVSEVAARFTLDAMPGKQMSIDADLNAGMISEQEARERREKVSRESDFYGAMDGATKFVKGDAIAGIIIVIINLIFGMIVGVVQQGLPAAEAAARYSLLTVGDGIVSQVPALLISTATGIVVTRAASTGNLGEDIMSQLLAFPMMLYVAGGTIFLLGIATPINDVLTIPIAGALALGGYMLGRTPEKEEIDMFEAEEEMETEELKKPESVVNLLNIDPIEFEFGYGLIPLADASQGGDLLDRVVMIRRQLAIELGLVIPVVRIRDNIQLQPNEYRIKIKGSVMASGELLLDHYLAMSPGEDDDTIEGIDTIEPSFGLPAKWITEEMKEQAEILGYTVVDPPSVVSTHLTEVIKTNAHELLGRQETQQLIDHLKETYPILVEEVTPSPLTVGEVQKVLAKLLKENISIRNLPVIFETLADFGKMTSDTDLLTEYVRQSLARQITGQYAEAGEPLRVITLSGQVEKRVADSVQQTEHGNFLSLDPMDSQRILEAMAAQVEQVSFMQQAPIILCSPAIRMYIRQLAERYFPQLPILSYNELEPSVEVQSVGVVNLD
- the flhF gene encoding flagellar biosynthesis protein FlhF encodes the protein MKVKKYTAASMPEAMKKIRAELGEQAVILQSKTVYIGGFLGLFKKKLIEVVAAIDPNPMHEAVRPKELDLSNSRQSRPSPSLSVEKNSEESLKKELNELKEIVKQFSKVDQLSLDTYPEELKLPIIKLKKQEVADDLIKELKQFLLEKWKEEKGQVNEEMADQWSRGWLIEKIEPLQADQLLLSKKFINVIGPTGVGKTTTLAKMAAESVLEKNLKTAFITTDTYRIAAIEQLKTYADLLKVPVEVAYKPVDMKRAIERFKDYDVVYIDTAGRNYLEEQFVNELKAMVPFEKMKNYLVLSLTAKERDIHAVIDQFSTVPVHQFIFTKMDETTSRGTIVNMMCQYNKGVAFLANGQNVPDDLIQPDSKEMADIILGDHL